The region TCACCCCAAAGGACCGCAAGGTCTTCCCTTTATAGGCGCGCCCGAGAAAATCGTTCCGGCCGCCTTTCTCCTCACCGCCCGTAAAGTATAAGGGCAGCACAAAATTCGAGACCTTGACGCCATCGATGTCATAGCTTTCGGCCTGCACTGCGTCACACATTTCATACCAATGAAACACCGTTCGTTTGGCATCAACGGGATGCGGCCCCTGCACCAACAAATTCACCTCCGCATCCCCAATGAGTTCCAGCGCTTCATGCGACAACGTCACCGTCCATTCTTCTTTCATCTGTTTGGCGAGTTCGGTAAAGACGAACCCATAGGGGACTCCGGCATTCGTCATGTCGTGATAGCCAAGCGCGTCATCGACATCCACTGAATCCCACAGGTACAACACGGCATCGCCTCGCATATCTGCCAGATTCTGCTTCGAGGGCTTTGCCCCACTGCGCCCTTCCAGCCGCAACTCCGCCCCAATATGCCAATAAGGCTCAAAATCCTCTCTGATCTGGCGGTTGATCGCCCGAATGGCGCCCTGCAATTCCTCATCGGAAATCTTGCCGTTCGTGTGATTGATGATTGAGATGATCATAACCTGCCCTCCTGGTTCCCTTTGTCCGCCGCATTAACTTCAACGATTATTTCTTCATCTGACAGTTCTCACAATAAAACGAACTGCGTTCACTTTGTACACGTCGAATTACGCTTCCGCAACTGTTCGGACAAGGCTGGCCTTCTTTGCCATAGACAAGATGATGCTGTTTATACTGTCCCAACGTCCCGTCCGGCGCAAAGAAATCCTTCACGCTCGATCCTCCACATTGAATCGCGTGCCGGAGAACTGATTGCATGACGCAATGGAGGCGCGCCACTACAGGGGATGTCAGGCGGCTGGCAATCGCGTTCGGATGGAGTTTGGCGCGAAACAGGATCTCGTTGGCGTAGATATTTCCAATGCCGGCGATGGTCTGCTGATGCATCAAGAGCGCCTTCAGCCTGCGCCGCTTGGACCGAAGCAGTCCAGCAAAGTCTTCGATTCGCACTTGGAGGGGATCACATCCAAACCGCCGCGCGCGATAGCGGTTAAGCCCTTCGCAATCCAGCAGCGAGAGCCGGCCAAACCGGCGGGGATTCCAATAGCGCAACGAGGACGCCTTCGCGCCCTCACACTCCAGCGTGGCATGCACATGTTGCGGAAGTCGAATTTCAACGGAAGGCAGGACTAACAACCCGGTCATCCCAAGTTCCGCAACCAGATAGCGAGAGCCGCCCGGTTTCCGGCATTCCAGCACCACACTCTTCCCATACCGTTCGACGCCGGACACGATACTACCCGGATACCATTCAAGCGAACCCGCCCCCTCACGGATGATATCCAGCCGTCCCACCGCGATCGTGGCGATCCGCCCCCCGACAAGCTGCGCACGGATTTGGCGTGCCGCCACTTCTGCTTCAGGCAATTCAGGCATCGACCACCTAATATGTGTACGAGAGGAGCACGGTCTGGATAGTGATTACGCCATGGGAGGTGAGCAAAACGCAATGCGGGAAATCGTCGTCTGCCTAGGCCACGCGCGGTTTATGAGCGGCCCTGGCATCCCGGCTAATCCGGTGGGCTCGAAGCTTGAGAACTTTTCCTATCGTTTCCTGCAACTTCGGAAGCGGTTGTGCGCCAGGCCGTCTCGATTTGACAAAGGCGACGGCCTCCTCATACGCCATGCCCTGGCTGCAACAAAAGTAGGCGATCACCACCGAGGCCGATCGTCCCATTCCCGCTCGGCAGCAAACCATCGTGCGCCTTCCAGGAGAACGGCTTTCCAACCAAGCGACAGCTTGATCGAGACGCACCGGATCAACGGCGGAAAATTCCCTGAATGGAATGTGTTGATATTCCAGCCAGGCCGGCGGCTCAACCTGATATTCTTCCGCCACCAATAACAGCGCGCCGATAGCAGCCATCGGCTGGCGCGCATCATCGATATTTCCCAGTAAGAGCGTATCGGTAATCAAATGCATCGTGCCTTCAGTATAATCACTTCCTTCGATGCGTCAAGGCGCTTGACGCTGCCAGGCTCTTGGTTGCAGGAATAAAGAAGCGGACGCTATACTATCGAGGAATACAACGAAATCGGAGAACCGCCTATGCCCGGACTGGCTCCTGAAGAAGTTGAACGGCGCCTGACCTCCGTTCAGTGCGCCATCTGCAAAGGCGACCGCTTCGGAATCGACCGCCGGTTTATGCAGCCGGATGGCGAATGGCGGAGCGTCTGCATGAAATGCCGCTACAGCTTCCCCGTTTATACCGATATGGAGTTTTATCAGCGCACTCAGCCGGATATTCCCTACCGGCTCAAGGAAATCTCCTGCACCGCCTGCAACCACCGAGGCGTCAATCTGGATTTTCGCGCGACGATGTCGGTTCGTGAGTCCATCTACTTCGTGACCTGTCTGAGCTGCAAGCGGCAATTCCCCGAACGCTCCTCCATGGAGGCGTTTGAATAACTCCCCATTACCCAGCCAGTGTGGTGTATACTGTTCTTATGGACGACAAGATTAAACAGCCAGACCCTGAACCAACGCCTAAGATCCGTAAAGAGATCCCGCTGATCTCTGTGCCGAACGACCGCGACATGATCGCCGCAGAAATGGCGGA is a window of Nitrospira sp. DNA encoding:
- the mutM gene encoding bifunctional DNA-formamidopyrimidine glycosylase/DNA-(apurinic or apyrimidinic site) lyase — encoded protein: MPELPEAEVAARQIRAQLVGGRIATIAVGRLDIIREGAGSLEWYPGSIVSGVERYGKSVVLECRKPGGSRYLVAELGMTGLLVLPSVEIRLPQHVHATLECEGAKASSLRYWNPRRFGRLSLLDCEGLNRYRARRFGCDPLQVRIEDFAGLLRSKRRRLKALLMHQQTIAGIGNIYANEILFRAKLHPNAIASRLTSPVVARLHCVMQSVLRHAIQCGGSSVKDFFAPDGTLGQYKQHHLVYGKEGQPCPNSCGSVIRRVQSERSSFYCENCQMKK
- a CDS encoding dual specificity protein phosphatase, producing the protein MHLITDTLLLGNIDDARQPMAAIGALLLVAEEYQVEPPAWLEYQHIPFREFSAVDPVRLDQAVAWLESRSPGRRTMVCCRAGMGRSASVVIAYFCCSQGMAYEEAVAFVKSRRPGAQPLPKLQETIGKVLKLRAHRISRDARAAHKPRVA